A DNA window from Leishmania braziliensis MHOM/BR/75/M2904 complete genome, chromosome 5 contains the following coding sequences:
- a CDS encoding putative microtubule-associated protein — protein MPSAVANLPPTQHTTRNAALSTEYQEAYQWRGLPEKPVATNDDNDYPQVHVDPSMYNSTSRDAYKKYDPDAYKREMPADDECDQKAPVDPSMYTSTSRDAYKKYDPDAYKREMPADEECDQKAPVDPSMYTSTSRDAYKKYDPDAYKREMPADEECDQKAPVDPSMYTSTSRDAYKKYDPDAYKREMPADEECDQKAPVDPSMYTSTSRDAYKKYDPDAYKREMPADEECDQKAPVDPSMYTSTSRDAYKKYDPDAYKREMPADEECDQKAPVDPSMYTSTSRDAYKKYDPDAYKREMPADEECDQKAPVDPSMYTSTSRDAYKKYDPDAYKREMPADEECDQKAPVDPSMYNSTSRDAYKKYDPDAYKREMPADEECDQKAPVDPSMYNTTSRDAYKKYDPDAYKREMPADDECDQKAPVDPSMYNTTSRDAYKKYDPDAYKREMPADDECDQKAPVDPSMYNTTSRDAYKKYDPDAYSGRCRRTKSATRRPPWTPACTTRPAGTPTRSTTPTRTSGRCRRTKSATRRPLWTPACTTRPAGTPTRSTTPTRTSGRCRRTTSATRRPPWTPACTTRPAGTPTRSTTPTRTSGRCRRTKSATRRPPWTPACTTRPAGTPTRSTTPTRTSGRCRRTTSATRRPPWTPACTTRPAGTPTRSTTPTRTSGRCRRTTSATRRPPWTPACTTRPAGTPTRSTTPTRTSGRCRRTTSATRRPPWTPACTPRPAGTPTRSTTPTRTSGRCRRTKSATRRPLWTPACTTRPAGTPTRSTTPTRTSGRCRRTTSATRRPPWTPACTTRPAGTPTRSTTPTRTSGRCRRTTSATRRPPWTPACTTRPAGTPTRSTTPTRTSGRCRRTKSATRRPPWTPACTPRPAGTPTRSTTLTRTSGRCRRTKSATRRPPWTPACTPRPAGTPTRSTTLTRTSGRCRRTKSATRRPPWTPACTPRPAGTPTRSTTLTRTSGRCRRTKSATRRPPWTPACTPRPAGTPTRSTTPTRTSGRCRRTKSATRRPPWTPACTTRPAGTPTRSTTLTRTSGRCRRTKSATRRPPWTPACTTRPAGTPTRSTTPTRTSGRCRRTKSATRRPPWTPACTTRPAGTPTRSTTPTRTSGRCRRTKSATRRPPWTPACTTRPAGTPTRSTTPTRTSGRCRRTKSATRRPPWTPACTTRPAGTPTRSTTPTRTSGRCRRTTSATRRPPWTPACTTRPAGTPTRSTTPTRTSGRCRRTKSATRRPPWTPACTTRPAGTPTRSTTPTRTSGRCRRTKSATRRPPWTPACTPRPAGTPTRSTTPTRTSGRCRRTKSATRRPPWTPACTPRPAGTPTRSTTPTRTSGRCRRTKSATRRPLWTPACTTRPAGTPTRSTTLTRTSGRCRRTKSATRRPPWTPACTTRPAGTPTRSTTPTRTSGRCRRTTSATRRPPWTPACTTRPAGTPTRSTTPTRTSGRCRRTTSATRRPPWTPACTTRPAGTPTRSTTPTRTSGRCRRTKSATRRPLWTPACTTRPAGTPTRSTTPTRTSGRCRRTTSATRRPPWTPACTTRPAGTPTRSTTPTRTSGRCRRTTSATRRPPWTPACTTRPAGTPTRSTTPTRTSGRCRRTTSATRRPPWTPACTTRPAGTPTRSTTPTRTSGRCRRTTSATRRPPWTPACTTRPAGTPTRSTTPTRTSGRCRRTTSATRRPPWTPACTTRPAGTPTRSTTPTRTSGRCRRTTSATRRPPWTPACTTRPAGTPTRSTTPTRTSGRCRRTTSATRRPPWTPACTTRPAGTPTRSTTPTRTSGRCRRTKSATRRPPWTPACTTRPAGTPTRSTTPTRTSGRCRRTTSATRRPPWTPACTTRPAGTPTRSTTPTRTSGRCRRTKSATRRPLWTPSMYNTTSRDAYKKYDPDAYKREMPADDECDQKAPVDP, from the coding sequence ATGCCCAGCGCCGTTGCCAACCTCCCCCCTACGCAGCACACCACCCGCAATGCCGCTCTCTCCACAGAATACCAGGAGGCTTATCAGTGGCGCGGACTGCCGGAGAAGCCCGTAGCCACAAACGATGACAACGACTACCCACAGGTACATGTagaccccagcatgtacaactcgaccagcagggacgcctacaagaagtacgaccccgacgcgtacaagcgggagatgccggcggacgacgagtgcgaccagaaggcccccgtggaccccagcatgtacacctcgaccagcagggacgcctacaagaagtacgaccctgacgcgtacaagcgggagatgccggcggacgaagagtgcgaccagaaggcccccgtggaccccagcatgtacacctcgaccagcagggacgcctacaagaagtacgaccctgacgcgtacaagcgggagatgccggcggacgaagagtgcgaccagaaggcccccgtggaccccagcatgtacacctcgaccagcagggacgcctacaagaagtacgaccctgacgcgtacaagcgggagatgccggcggacgaagagtgcgaccagaaggcccccgtggaccccagcatgtacacctcgaccagcagggacgcctacaagaagtacgaccccgacgcgtacaagcgggagatgccggcggacgaagagtgcgaccagaaggcccccgtggaccccagcatgtacacctcgaccagcagggacgcctacaagaagtacgaccctgacgcgtacaagcgggagatgccggcggacgaagagtgcgaccagaaggcccccgtggaccccagcatgtacacctcgaccagcagggacgcctacaagaagtacgaccctgacgcgtacaagcgggagatgccggcggacgaagagtgcgaccagaaggcccccgtggaccccagcatgtacacctcgaccagcagggacgcctacaagaagtacgaccccgacgcgtacaagcgggagatgccggcggacgaagagtgcgaccagaaggcccccgtggaccccagcatgtacaactcgaccagcagggacgcctacaagaagtacgaccccgacgcgtacaagcgggagatgccggcggacgaagagtgcgaccagaaggcccccgtggaccccagcatgtacaacacgaccagcagggacgcctacaagaagtacgaccccgacgcgtacaagcgggagatgccggcggacgacgagtgcgaccagaaggcccctgtggaccccagcatgtacaacacgaccagcagggacgcctacaagaagtacgaccccgacgcgtacaagcgggagatgccggcggacgacgagtgcgaccagaaggcccctgtggaccccagcatgtacaacacgaccagcagggacgcctacaagaagtacgaccctgACGCGTAcagcgggagatgccggcggacgaagagtgcgaccagaaggcccccgtggaccccagcatgtacaacacgaccagcagggacgcctacaagaagtacgaccccgacgcgtacaagcgggagatgccggcggacgaagagtgcgaccagaaggcccctgtggaccccagcatgtacaacacgaccagcagggacgcctacaagaagtacgaccccgacgcgtacaagcgggagatgccggcggacgacgagtgcgaccagaaggcccccgtggaccccagcatgtacaacacgaccagcagggacgcctacaagaagtacgaccccgacgcgtacaagcgggagatgccggcggacgaagagtgcgaccagaaggcccccgtggaccccagcatgtacaacacgaccagcagggacgcctacaagaagtacgaccccgacgcgtacaagcgggagatgccggcggacgacgagtgcgaccagaaggcccccgtggaccccagcatgtacaacacgaccagcagggacgcctacaagaagtacgaccccgacgcgtacaagcgggagatgccggcggacgacgagtgcgaccagaaggcccccgtggaccccagcatgtacaacacgaccagcagggacgcctacaagaagtacgaccccgacgcgtacaagcgggagatgccggcggacgacgagtgcgaccagaaggcccccgtggaccccagcatgtacacctcgaccagcagggacgcctacaagaagtacgaccccgacgcgtacaagcgggagatgccggcggacgaagagtgcgaccagaaggcccctgtggaccccagcatgtacaacacgaccagcagggacgcctacaagaagtacgaccccgacgcgtacaagcgggagatgccggcggacgacgagtgcgaccagaaggcccccgtggaccccagcatgtacaacacgaccagcagggacgcctacaagaagtacgaccccgacgcgtacaagcgggagatgccggcggacgacgagtgcgaccagaaggcccccgtggaccccagcatgtacaacacgaccagcagggacgcctacaagaagtacgaccccgacgcgtacaagcgggagatgccggcggacgaagagtgcgaccagaaggcccccgtggaccccagcatgtacacctcgaccagcagggacgcctacaagaagtacgaccctgacgcgtacaagcgggagatgccggcggacgaagagtgcgaccagaaggcccccgtggaccccagcatgtacacctcgaccagcagggacgcctacaagaagtacgaccctgacgcgtacaagcgggagatgccggcggacgaagagtgcgaccagaaggcccccgtggaccccagcatgtacacctcgaccagcagggacgcctacaagaagtacgaccctgacgcgtacaagcgggagatgccggcggacgaagagtgcgaccagaaggcccccgtggaccccagcatgtacacctcgaccagcagggacgcctacaagaagtacgaccccgacgcgtacaagcgggagatgccggcggacgaagagtgcgaccagaaggcccccgtggaccccagcatgtacaactcgaccagcagggacgcctacaagaagtacgaccctgacgcgtacaagcgggagatgccggcggacgaagagtgcgaccagaaggcccccgtggaccccagcatgtacaacacgaccagcagggacgcctacaagaagtacgaccccgacgcgtacaagcgggagatgccggcggacgaagagtgcgaccagaaggcccccgtggaccccagcatgtacaacacgaccagcagggacgcctacaagaagtacgaccccgacgcgtacaagcgggagatgccggcggacgaagagtgcgaccagaaggcccccgtggaccccagcatgtacaacacgaccagcagggacgcctacaagaagtacgaccccgacgcgtacaagcgggagatgccggcggacgaagagtgcgaccagaaggcccccgtggaccccagcatgtacaacacgaccagcagggacgcctacaagaagtacgaccccgacgcgtacaagcgggagatgccggcggacgacgagtgcgaccagaaggcccccgtggaccccagcatgtacaacacgaccagcagggacgcctacaagaagtacgaccccgacgcgtacaagcgggagatgccggcggacgaagagtgcgaccagaaggcccccgtggaccccagcatgtacaacacgaccagcagggacgcctacaagaagtacgaccccgacgcgtacaagcgggagatgccggcggacgaagagtgcgaccagaaggcccccgtggaccccagcatgtacacctcgaccagcagggacgcctacaagaagtacgaccccgacgcgtacaagcgggagatgccggcggacgaagagtgcgaccagaaggcccccgtggaccccagcatgtacaccacgaccagcagggacgcctacaagaagtacgaccccgacgcgtacaagcgggagatgccggcggacgaagagtgcgaccagaaggcccctgtggaccccagcatgtacaacacgaccagcagggacgcctacaagaagtacgaccctgacgcgtacaagcgggagatgccggcggacgaagagtgcgaccagaaggcccccgtggaccccagcatgtacaacacgaccagcagggacgcctacaagaagtacgaccccgacgcgtacaagcgggagatgccggcggacgacgagtgcgaccagaaggcccccgtggaccccagcatgtacaacacgaccagcagggacgcctacaagaagtacgaccccgacgcgtacaagcgggagatgccggcggacgacgagtgcgaccagaaggcccccgtggaccccagcatgtacaacacgaccagcagggacgcctacaagaagtacgaccccgacgcgtacaagcgggagatgccggcggacgaagagtgcgaccagaaggcccctgtggaccccagcatgtacaacacgaccagcagggacgcctacaagaagtacgaccccgacgcgtacaagcgggagatgccggcggacgacgagtgcgaccagaaggcccccgtggaccccagcatgtacaacacgaccagcagggacgcctacaagaagtacgaccccgacgcgtacaagcgggagatgccggcggacgacgagtgcgaccagaaggcccccgtggaccccagcatgtacaacacgaccagcagggacgcctacaagaagtacgaccccgacgcgtacaagcgggagatgccggcggacgacgagtgcgaccagaaggcccccgtggaccccagcatgtacaacacgaccagcagggacgcctacaagaagtacgaccccgacgcgtacaagcgggagatgccggcggacgacgagtgcgaccagaaggcccccgtggaccccagcatgtacaacacgaccagcagggacgcctacaagaagtacgaccccgacgcgtacaagcgggagatgccggcggacgacgagtgcgaccagaaggcccccgtggaccccagcatgtacaacacgaccagcagggacgcctacaagaagtacgaccccgacgcgtacaagcgggagatgccggcggacgacgagtgcgaccagaaggcccccgtggaccccagcatgtacaacacgaccagcagggacgcctacaagaagtacgaccccgacgcgtacaagcgggagatgccggcggacgacgagtgcgaccagaaggcccccgtggaccccagcatgtacaacacgaccagcagggacgcctacaagaagtacgaccccgacgcgtacaagcgggagatgccggcggacgaagagtgcgaccagaaggcccccgtggaccccagcatgtacaacacgaccagcagggacgcctacaagaagtacgaccccgacgcgtacaagcgggagatgccggcggacgacgagtgcgaccagaaggcccccgtggaccccagcatgtacaacacgaccagcagggacgcctacaagaagtacgaccccgacgcgtacaagcgggagatgccggcggacgaagagtgcgaccagaaggcccctGTGGACCCCtagcatgtacaacacgaccagcagggacgcctacaagaagtacgaccccgacgcgtacaagcgggagatgccggcggacgacgagtgcgaccagaaggcccccgtggaccccag
- a CDS encoding putative protein kinase — protein sequence MSLNSTTNNKCTSTAIASAPAPPSHGGASHGIGAATTASGQVRASWNTSSPEAAQDNSSTAVKRDGCPPSQTHLQPPSPSLLSHSTDAGEEGGDAQNAFSTEPLEYCGVHLLPGVEQIDFDEGYYVGTIDENGEMAGYGKATWHSGDTYEGEWLDGMMHGKGTYTWADGDYYHGDYVRGRMEGSGEMKDATGLYTGEWADDMRQGHGRMVYAGGNVYEGEWLAGMRHGAGKLVEPAAHVTYEGEFNRNEKEGRGIQTNVDGDVYEGEFAHGKPNGRGTYLWADGARYIGMFKDGVKHGDGCEWLANGDWIAGLFVNGEHVDSHSTHHVATVFTTDSSDADDGSEVGAGDRRALNSRKNASLSDSTAAAVLAPLNAEKLRRIADQVRAPSFSINTSSMILRNLRDPSCTTGSSHYRDFNDTDSVIADEVTSPFSRALVAPQMLLDDSDLEGWTPLKTIGKGSFGAVYTALLRNGRTVCCKVIELGSVESEEEMEKLRNEIALMKRLRHPNCVQYYGSLEDRARNTLNIFMEYVSGGTLTSFVAKFKSIPLETLRQWVYQMVCGVKYLHECGIVHRDIKGDNVLVSVDGIVKLADFGCSKAIDDVCSATHGCSTMVGTPYWMAPEVIKCEAGGYGVKSDIWSIGCTMVEMLTGKPPWPECNSMWAAVYKIANSTGLPTEIPADVDPELMDLLQKCFERNPKLRPTAAEMLKHPFLVKVTEGVTSPMEGNRSE from the coding sequence ATGAGCTTGAACAGTACTACAAACAATAAATGCACCTCGACTGCCATTGCCTCTGCACCGGCGCCACCATCACACGGCGGTGCCAGTCACGGCATTGGggcggcaacaacagccAGTGGCCAGGTGCGCGCGAGCTGGAATACCTCCTCACCCGAGGCAGCGCAGGataacagcagcacagccgtcAAGAGGGACGGCTGTCCTCCATCACAGACGCATCTGCAACCACCGtctccctcgctgctgtcgcacaGCACAGACGCGGGCGAGGAAGGCGGCGACGCGCAGAACGCGTTCTCCACTGAGCCGCTCGAGTACTGTGGCGTTCATCTCCTGCCCGGTGTCGAACAGATCGACTTTGACGAAGGCTACTACGTCGGCACGATCGACGAAAATGGTGAGATGGCGGGCTACGGCAAGGCAACGTGGCACAGCGGTGACACATACGAAGGTGAGTGGCTGGATGGCATGATGCACGGCAAGGGAACCTACACCTGGGCGGACGGTGACTACTACCACGGCGACTACGTTAGAGGCCGCATGGAGGGTTCTGGCGAGATGAAGGATGCCACAGGGCTCTATACGGGTGAGTGGGCCGACGACATGCGGCAAGGCCACGGGCGCATGGTGTACGCCGGCGGCAACGTTTACGAGGGCGAGTGGCTGGCTGGAATGCGGCACGGCGCTGGCAAACTTGTCGAGCCGGCGGCGCACGTCACGTACGAGGGCGAATTCAACCGGAACGAAAAGGAGGGACGCGGTATACAAACAAACGTGGACGGCGACGTCTACGAGGGCGAATTCGCGCACGGCAAACCCAACGGCCGCGGCACCTACCTCTGGGCAGACGGGGCACGCTATATCGGCATGTTCAAGGACGGCGTCAAGCATGGCGACGGGTGTGAGTGGCTCGCCAACGGCGACTGGATTGCCGGTCTCTTTGTCAACGGCGAGCACGTGGACAGCCACTCGACGCATCACGTGGCGACCGTCTTTACGaccgacagcagcgacgccgacgacgGAAGCGAGGTCGGGGCGGGTGACCGCCGCGCTCTCAACAGCCGAAAAAATGCTAGCCTCTCCGATTCAACTGCGGCGGCCGTACTTGCCCCTCTCAACGCcgagaagctgcgccgcattGCTGACCAGGTGCGCGCTCCATCCTTCTCAATAAACACGTCGTCGATGATTCTGAGGAACCTCAGGGACCCCTCGTGCACCACCGGCTCCTCGCACTACCGAGACTTCAACGACACAGACAGTGTGATTGCCGATGAGGTAACGTCACCGTTCTCGCGCGCTCTGGTCGCTCCGCAGATGCTGCTGGACGACAGCGATCTCGAAGGCTGGACGCCGCTTAAGACGATCGGCAAGGGAAGCTTCGGTGCCGTGTACACGGCGCTCCTGCGCAACGGTCGCACGGTGTGCTGCAAAGTGATCGAACTTGGCAGCGTTgagagcgaggaagagatggagaagctACGCAATGAAATTGCTCTGATGAAGCGACTGCGGCATCCAAACTGTGTCCAGTACTACGGTAGCCTCGAGGACAGGGCGAGGAACACGCTTAACATCTTCATGGAATacgtcagcggcggcacactCACGAGCTTTGTGGCCAAATTCAAGAGCATTCCACTCGAGACGCTACGGCAGTGGGTATACCAGATGGTGTGTGGCGTGAAGTACTTGCATGAGTGCGGCATCGTGCACCGCGACATCAAGGGCGACAACGTGCTCGTCTCCGTCGACGGCATCGTGAAGCTGGCGGACTTTGGCTGTAGCAAGGCAATCGATGATGtctgcagcgccacgcacgGCTGCTCGACGATGGTCGGTACGCCGTACTGGATGGCCCCAGAGGTAATCAAGTGCGAGGCTGGCGGCTACGGTGTGAAGAGCGATATCTGGTCCATTGGGTGCACTATGGTAGAGATGCTGACGGGCAAGCCGCCGTGGCCGGAGTGCAACTCGATGTGGGCGGCAGTGTACAAGATTGCGAATTCGACGGGGTTGCCGACGGAGATACCAGCCGACGTAGACCCAGAGCTGATGGACCTCTTGCAGAAGTGCTTTGAGCGCAATCCAAAGCTACGCCCGACAGCGGCCGAAATGCTGAAGCACCCGTTCTTGGTAAAGGTGACCGAGGGAGTGACTTCGCCGATGGAGGGAAACCGGAGCGAGTGA